The Virgibacillus dokdonensis genome includes a window with the following:
- a CDS encoding N-acetyldiaminopimelate deacetylase, translating to MLDLQQIRRKLHQIPELGFQEKKTQQYLLENIKSLETDKVSIKLWETGILVFVEGKAPTKTIGYRADIDGLPINEQTGLSFSSKHDGKMHACGHDFHMAIALGVLEKIILEPMNDHCLFIFQPAEEGPGGALPLLQSEAFQSWRPDIVFALHIAPELPVGTVASKPGLLFANTSELFIDFAGKGGHAAYPHLTKDMTVAASSFVVQMQQIVSRNVNPLEASVVTIGKMQSGFVQNAIAGTARLEGTIRTQHPDSINTVKNQLEKLIKGFEIAYDCKIEVDYGANYYQVYNQAEQVKEFRQALAGSNVHYQEAEPAMTGEDFGYMLKEIPGFMFWLGVDSAYGLHHAQLNPDEAALNVGVEAVHLTFSKLSQ from the coding sequence ATGTTAGATTTACAACAAATTCGTCGTAAATTACATCAAATACCTGAGCTGGGTTTTCAAGAAAAGAAGACCCAGCAATACTTGTTGGAAAATATAAAATCACTAGAAACAGATAAAGTATCTATCAAGTTATGGGAGACAGGTATTCTCGTCTTTGTGGAAGGTAAGGCCCCAACAAAAACAATTGGTTACCGAGCAGATATAGATGGTTTACCAATAAATGAACAGACAGGGCTCTCTTTTTCATCGAAGCATGACGGGAAAATGCATGCGTGTGGTCACGATTTTCACATGGCCATTGCTTTGGGGGTATTAGAGAAGATTATCTTAGAACCAATGAACGATCATTGCTTATTCATCTTTCAGCCAGCAGAGGAGGGGCCTGGCGGAGCATTACCATTACTTCAATCTGAAGCATTTCAGTCATGGCGTCCGGACATCGTATTTGCTCTACATATTGCCCCTGAGTTGCCAGTAGGAACAGTTGCTAGTAAACCTGGTTTACTGTTTGCAAATACGAGTGAATTGTTTATTGATTTTGCTGGAAAAGGCGGGCATGCTGCTTATCCTCATTTAACGAAAGATATGACAGTGGCTGCCAGTAGTTTTGTGGTTCAGATGCAACAAATTGTTTCTAGAAATGTGAATCCACTTGAAGCATCTGTTGTTACAATTGGTAAAATGCAAAGCGGATTTGTCCAAAATGCGATTGCTGGGACTGCCCGTTTAGAAGGGACTATCCGCACACAACATCCTGATAGTATAAATACAGTTAAAAACCAACTAGAGAAACTGATTAAAGGGTTTGAGATTGCTTACGATTGTAAGATTGAAGTGGATTATGGAGCGAACTATTATCAAGTTTATAATCAAGCTGAACAAGTAAAGGAATTCCGTCAGGCATTAGCTGGTAGTAATGTGCATTATCAAGAAGCAGAACCTGCTATGACTGGTGAAGATTTTGGATATATGCTCAAAGAAATACCAGGTTTTATGTTTTGGCTTGGGGTAGACTCTGCTTATGGTTTGCATCATGCACAGTTAAATCCAGATGAAGCTGCTTTAAACGTTGGCGTGGAGGCTGTTCATTTAACTTTTTCCAAACTTTCTCAATAA
- the dapD gene encoding 2,3,4,5-tetrahydropyridine-2,6-dicarboxylate N-acetyltransferase yields the protein MKMMDGNEIINFISNSKKSTPVKVYIKGEGLDRLSADNSIQAFIESKSGVLFGEWDDIQKLLEESKDMIHDYVIENDRRNSAIPLLDLKGINARIEPGAVIRDQVDIGDGCVIMMGAMINIGSVIGEGTMIDMNVVLGGRATVGKHCHIGAGTVLAGVIEPPSAKPVIVEDNVVIGANVVVLEGVTIGKGAIVAAGSIVTKDAAPNTLVAGTPARVLKEIDENTKSKTEIKQELRKLND from the coding sequence ATGAAAATGATGGATGGAAACGAGATTATTAATTTTATTTCGAATAGTAAGAAAAGTACACCTGTAAAGGTATATATAAAAGGAGAAGGTTTAGATCGTTTATCTGCGGATAACTCAATCCAAGCTTTTATAGAATCAAAGAGTGGAGTCTTGTTTGGTGAATGGGATGATATTCAAAAGTTACTTGAAGAATCTAAAGATATGATTCACGATTATGTCATTGAAAACGATCGTCGTAATTCAGCTATTCCATTACTAGATTTAAAAGGAATTAATGCTCGTATTGAACCAGGTGCAGTCATTCGAGACCAAGTTGATATTGGTGACGGCTGCGTGATTATGATGGGAGCAATGATTAATATTGGCTCCGTGATTGGTGAAGGTACGATGATTGATATGAATGTTGTGCTTGGTGGACGAGCTACAGTAGGTAAACATTGTCATATTGGTGCTGGAACAGTGCTAGCGGGAGTGATTGAGCCCCCATCAGCAAAACCAGTGATTGTTGAAGATAATGTAGTTATTGGTGCAAACGTCGTTGTTTTAGAAGGTGTTACTATTGGAAAAGGTGCGATCGTTGCTGCAGGTTCAATCGTAACAAAGGATGCAGCGCCAAATACGCTTGTAGCTGGAACGCCTGCGCGGGTACTAAAAGAAATCGATGAGAATACGAAGTCAAAAACGGAAATTAAACAAGAGCTTCGTAAACTAAATGACTAA
- the cbpB gene encoding cyclic-di-AMP-binding protein CbpB, producing the protein MSMLQNQYLTDITLGEIMIPSEKVAHVQVNNPLEHALLVLVKSGYSAVPVLDPSYKLVGIIGKTTILDQILGLERFEFERLSTIVVKDVLNDDVPCLTKEDSLMKGLNAVINHPFVCVADKDGYFDGILTRRAILKQLKKDMYAAK; encoded by the coding sequence ATGAGCATGTTGCAAAATCAATATTTAACAGACATTACGTTAGGCGAAATAATGATTCCTTCCGAAAAAGTCGCACATGTTCAAGTAAACAATCCGCTAGAACATGCTTTGCTCGTATTAGTAAAGTCTGGATATTCAGCTGTTCCTGTTTTGGATCCATCATATAAGTTAGTTGGCATTATTGGTAAAACGACGATTTTAGATCAAATACTAGGTTTGGAACGATTTGAATTCGAACGTCTGTCAACGATAGTGGTAAAAGATGTATTAAATGATGATGTCCCTTGTTTAACAAAAGAAGATTCTTTGATGAAAGGTTTAAACGCTGTCATTAATCATCCATTTGTTTGTGTTGCTGATAAGGATGGATATTTTGATGGAATTTTAACACGAAGAGCAATATTAAAACAACTTAAAAAAGATATGTATGCTGCAAAATAA